The following coding sequences lie in one Hippopotamus amphibius kiboko isolate mHipAmp2 chromosome 7, mHipAmp2.hap2, whole genome shotgun sequence genomic window:
- the KERA gene encoding keratocan isoform X1 has product MVRGFRLSKHHNKAWSEDTVSSEDCKNLANFRSRHRTQRYIPGQQGIIMATTICFIIWMLFITDTVWTRSVRQVYEATDPEDWMVYDFDCPRECFCPPSFPTSLYCENRGLKEIPAIPSRIWYLYLENNLIETIPEKPFENATQLRWINLNKNKITNYGIEKGALSQLKKLLFLFLEDNELEEVPSPLPRSLEQLQLARNKVSRIPQGTFSNLENLTLLDLQHNKLLDNAFQRDTFKGLKNLMQLNMAKNSLRNMPPRLPANTMQLFLDNNSIEGIPENYFNVIPKVAFLRLNYNKISDAGLPSSGFNVSSILDLQLSHNQLTKVPKISAHLQHLHLDHNKIKNVNVSVICPATPITLPAEQDFFSYGPHLRYLRLDGNEIETPIPMDLMTCFRLLQAVII; this is encoded by the exons CAAACTTCAGATCCAGACACAGGACTCAGCGATACATTCCTGGACAGCAAG GTATTATAATGGCCACCACAATCTGTTTCATCATCTGGATGTTATTCATAACAGATACTGTATGGACTCGAAGTGTGAGACAGGTTTATGAGGCAACTGATCCAGAGGACTGGATGGTGTATGACTTCGATTGCCCCAGGGAATGTTTCTGTCCCCCCAGCTTCCCTACTTCTTTGTACTGTGAAAACCGGGGTCTCAAAGAAATCCCTGCTATACCGTCAAGGATCTGGTATCTTTATCTTGAAAACAACCTGATAGAAACCATTCCTGAGAAGCCCTTCGAGAATGCCACCCAGCTGAGATGGATAAAtctaaacaagaacaaaataaccAACTATGGAATTGAAAAAGGAGCCCTAAGCCAACTGAAGAAGCTGCTTTTCTTATTTCTGGAAGATAATGAGCTAGAGGAGGTACCTTCTCCATTGCCAAGGAGTTTAGAACAATTACAATTAGCTAGAAACAAGGTGTCCAGGATTCCTCAAGGGACTTTCAGCAACCTGGAGAATCTGACCCTCCTTGACCTGCAGCACAATAAACTATTAGACAATGCCTTTCAAAGAGACACCTTTAAAGGACTCAAGAACCTCATGCAGCTAAATATGGCTAAAAACTCCCTAAGGAATATGCCACCAAGATTACCAGCCAATACAATGCAGCTGTTTTTAGATAACAATTCCATTGAAGGAAtaccagaaaattattttaatgtgattCCTAAAGTAGCCTTCCTGAGACTCAactacaacaaaatatcagacGCTGGCCTCCCTTCTAGTGGTTTTAATGTATCATCAATTCTAGATCTCCAACTGTCTCACAATCAACTCACAAAGGTCCCCAAAATCAGTGCTCATCTGCAGCACCTTCACCTCGatcataacaaaattaaaa ATGTGAACGTCTCTGTAATATGTCCTGCCACTCCTATCACACTGCCTGCGGAACAAGATTTCTTCAGTTATGGACCCCATCTTCGCTACCTCCGTCTGGATGGAAATGAAATCGAAACACCAATCCCGATGGATTTAATGACCTGCTTCAGGCTCCTTCAGGCTGTCATTATTTAA
- the KERA gene encoding keratocan isoform X2 produces MATTICFIIWMLFITDTVWTRSVRQVYEATDPEDWMVYDFDCPRECFCPPSFPTSLYCENRGLKEIPAIPSRIWYLYLENNLIETIPEKPFENATQLRWINLNKNKITNYGIEKGALSQLKKLLFLFLEDNELEEVPSPLPRSLEQLQLARNKVSRIPQGTFSNLENLTLLDLQHNKLLDNAFQRDTFKGLKNLMQLNMAKNSLRNMPPRLPANTMQLFLDNNSIEGIPENYFNVIPKVAFLRLNYNKISDAGLPSSGFNVSSILDLQLSHNQLTKVPKISAHLQHLHLDHNKIKNVNVSVICPATPITLPAEQDFFSYGPHLRYLRLDGNEIETPIPMDLMTCFRLLQAVII; encoded by the exons ATGGCCACCACAATCTGTTTCATCATCTGGATGTTATTCATAACAGATACTGTATGGACTCGAAGTGTGAGACAGGTTTATGAGGCAACTGATCCAGAGGACTGGATGGTGTATGACTTCGATTGCCCCAGGGAATGTTTCTGTCCCCCCAGCTTCCCTACTTCTTTGTACTGTGAAAACCGGGGTCTCAAAGAAATCCCTGCTATACCGTCAAGGATCTGGTATCTTTATCTTGAAAACAACCTGATAGAAACCATTCCTGAGAAGCCCTTCGAGAATGCCACCCAGCTGAGATGGATAAAtctaaacaagaacaaaataaccAACTATGGAATTGAAAAAGGAGCCCTAAGCCAACTGAAGAAGCTGCTTTTCTTATTTCTGGAAGATAATGAGCTAGAGGAGGTACCTTCTCCATTGCCAAGGAGTTTAGAACAATTACAATTAGCTAGAAACAAGGTGTCCAGGATTCCTCAAGGGACTTTCAGCAACCTGGAGAATCTGACCCTCCTTGACCTGCAGCACAATAAACTATTAGACAATGCCTTTCAAAGAGACACCTTTAAAGGACTCAAGAACCTCATGCAGCTAAATATGGCTAAAAACTCCCTAAGGAATATGCCACCAAGATTACCAGCCAATACAATGCAGCTGTTTTTAGATAACAATTCCATTGAAGGAAtaccagaaaattattttaatgtgattCCTAAAGTAGCCTTCCTGAGACTCAactacaacaaaatatcagacGCTGGCCTCCCTTCTAGTGGTTTTAATGTATCATCAATTCTAGATCTCCAACTGTCTCACAATCAACTCACAAAGGTCCCCAAAATCAGTGCTCATCTGCAGCACCTTCACCTCGatcataacaaaattaaaa ATGTGAACGTCTCTGTAATATGTCCTGCCACTCCTATCACACTGCCTGCGGAACAAGATTTCTTCAGTTATGGACCCCATCTTCGCTACCTCCGTCTGGATGGAAATGAAATCGAAACACCAATCCCGATGGATTTAATGACCTGCTTCAGGCTCCTTCAGGCTGTCATTATTTAA